GGCGTGATCGTCGCGACGAGCATCGACGACGCGAGAAGCGCCGCGGCGGCGATGCTCAGCGACCACGCCTTTGGAGAGGCCGGCGACACAGTGCTCGTCGAGGAGTTCATGGACGGCGAAGAACTTTCCGTCTTTGTGATCACCGACGGCGAGCGCGTCGTGACGCTGCCGGCGTCGCAAGACCACAAGCGTCTCGCGGACGGCGATCGTGGTCCGAACACCGGCGGCATGGGCGCGTACTGCCCGGTTTCTCTTACCGACTCGCCGGCGTTCACCGACGACGTCGTCGACCGCGTCGTCCGACCGACGCTGGCGGCGCTCCAAGCGCGCGGCGCTCCGTTCACGGGTTTGCTGTACGTGGGACTGATGCTGACCGCCGCCGGTCCCAAAGTGGTGGAGTTCAACTGCCGCTTCGGCGATCCGGAGACCGAGACGGTTCTGCCGGCGCTCGGCGACGACGCAGGCATCTTCGACGCCATGTCGACCGTCGCGCGCGGCGGGCGGCTGTCGGAATCTTCCGTCGCCGCGGATCGAGCGGCGGTGACGACGGTGATCGCCGCGGCGGGCTACCCCGAGCAACCTCGCACCGGCGATGCGATTCGTTTACCGGCCGCCGAGCGCGACGTCTTCGTCTTTCACGCGGGCACGACGAAGGGCAAAAGCGGGAGCCTGGAGACGTCCGGCGGTCGTGTTCTCGCCGTCACCGGCGTCGGTCCGACGCTCGAAGACGCCCGCGCGCGAAGCCAGGAGTATGCGCGCGGCGTCGAATTCGCCGGCAAGCAGTTCCGTTCCGATATCGCGTGGCGCGAACTTTCGCGCCGTGCCCGAGCTTCCCGAGACTGAAACGATCGCCCGCGACCTCGACCAAGAGGTCGCGGGCCGGCGGATAGAACGGGTCGTCGTGCGACGAGCCGACGTCCTGCGCGAGAGCTCGCCCGGCCGGTTCGTCCGCCGAGTCACGGGCGCCACGATCGAGCGGTGCTGGCGGCGCGCCAAGTTGGTCGTGATGTCGCTGTCGTCCGGCGAACACCTCGTCGTCCAGCCGAGATTCACCGGCGCGCTGCTGATCGACGACGGAACTCTGGCCGCCGACGAACGCCGCTATTCGACGGTGGCGTTCACGCTCGACGACGGGCGCACGCTCCACTACCGGGACATCCGCCGCCTCGGCACGGTGACCCTGATGTCGCGGGCGCGATTCCACGAATACACGGCTTCGCTCGGCGTCGAGCCACTTGACCGCGCGTTCACCGCCGAGCATCTATCGGCCCTCCTCGCGGGCCGCCGTCAATCGATCAAAAAAACGTTGATGGATCAGCGCGTCGTCGCCGGCATCGGCAACATCTACGCGAACGAAGCACTCTGGCGGGCGGGTATCGACCCGTCGCGCGCCGCGGGCTCGATCGCGAGCGACGAGGCAACCGCGCTCCGCGAAGAGATCGTGGATGTGCTGCGTGAGTCGATCGCGGCGCGTGGCACGAGCTTCCGGGACTATCGCGACGCCCGCGGAGAGCGCGGCCGCTTCGTCGAGAAGCTCGCCGTGTACGGACGCGCCGGCGAGCGGTGCTCGCGCTGCGGCGCGCGGTTGATCGAGACGCACGCGATCGACGGCCGGTCGACCGTTTTCT
The Gemmatimonadaceae bacterium DNA segment above includes these coding regions:
- the purD gene encoding phosphoribosylamine--glycine ligase → MAEPLTILLVGGGGREHALAWRLRQENPSSRILAAPGNPGIGEIATCVPVRATDAAGLVALARQERVDWTLVGPEAPLAAGLADAFRAESMPIFGPSRAAAAIESSKAFSKGIMVDAGVPTARARTCGSLAEANRAIDELADESQRVVIKASGLAAGKGVIVATSIDDARSAAAAMLSDHAFGEAGDTVLVEEFMDGEELSVFVITDGERVVTLPASQDHKRLADGDRGPNTGGMGAYCPVSLTDSPAFTDDVVDRVVRPTLAALQARGAPFTGLLYVGLMLTAAGPKVVEFNCRFGDPETETVLPALGDDAGIFDAMSTVARGGRLSESSVAADRAAVTTVIAAAGYPEQPRTGDAIRLPAAERDVFVFHAGTTKGKSGSLETSGGRVLAVTGVGPTLEDARARSQEYARGVEFAGKQFRSDIAWRELSRRARASRD
- the mutM gene encoding bifunctional DNA-formamidopyrimidine glycosylase/DNA-(apurinic or apyrimidinic site) lyase, whose product is MPELPETETIARDLDQEVAGRRIERVVVRRADVLRESSPGRFVRRVTGATIERCWRRAKLVVMSLSSGEHLVVQPRFTGALLIDDGTLAADERRYSTVAFTLDDGRTLHYRDIRRLGTVTLMSRARFHEYTASLGVEPLDRAFTAEHLSALLAGRRQSIKKTLMDQRVVAGIGNIYANEALWRAGIDPSRAAGSIASDEATALREEIVDVLRESIAARGTSFRDYRDARGERGRFVEKLAVYGRAGERCSRCGARLIETHAIDGRSTVFCARCQK